The stretch of DNA GACTAAAAGTCACCTGTAACGACAGTTGGAGGAATTGGTATGGTTACAAGCTATCTATAGCCGTAGCATGGGGAAGCTGGCCTCTACCATCCTACGTCACTACCTTACCCCACTAGGTTTGCTTAATCAGGTGAGAGCAACAGTGGGTTGTTTACTGGTTTCAGCCGGAGTTGCATGGTCACTGCGTAGGTAGCTTAGCAGAGTATCCAAGTTCTTCTTCGCGTCACCAAACAACATGCGAGTGTTAGCTTTGTAGAACAGAGGGTTTTCTACTCCGGCATAGCCACTAGCTAGGCTACGCTTGAGGACGATCGTAGTCTTAGCTTTCCAGACCTCCAGCACGGGCATCCCTGCGATCGGGCTGCTAGGATCCTCGATCGCGCTGGGATTAACGGTGTCATTCGCTCCAATTACCAAGGCCACATCGGTTTCAGGAAAGTCATGATTGATTTCTTCCATTTCCAGCACAATGTCGTAGGGCACCTTGGCTTCGGCTAAGAGCACATTCATATGGCCCGGCAAACGACCAGCCACTGGATGAATACCGAACCGTACTAGTGTACCTTGCTTGCGCAATAGCTTGACCATATCAGAGACAGCGTACTGAGCTTGGGCAACGGCCATACCATAACCCGGCACGATAATCACACTTTTCGCTTGTTGCAGCAATTGAGCAGTCTCATCCACGGTTGTTGGCGTGGCCTCGCCGCCTGTCTGCGCCGCACTACCCGCTGGAGTTGCCCCACTCTCTGCCCCGAAACCACCCAAGATTACGCTCAAGAAGTGGCGGTTCATAGCTTTACACATGATGTAGCTAAGAATGGCACCGCTGCTACCCACAAGGGCACCCGTGATAATCAACAGGTCATTGGAGAGCATAAAACCAGCCGCTGCTGCTGCCCAACCAGAGTAACTATTGAGCATCGAGATGACTACGGGCATATCAGCTCCTCCGATCGCCAACACTAGGTGCAGCCCTAAAACTCCGGCGATCGCTGTCATCACCAACAAGGGCAACAACCCATTGGGCGTGTTCATAAACAACCAACCTAGGTAAATAGAAGCTCCTAGCATCGCTAGGTTTAGCACATGCCGCGCTGGCAACAACAGGGGCTTGCTGGTGATTAGTGCCCGCAACTTGCCAAAGGCAACTACAGATCCGGTGAAGGTTACAGCTCCAATGAACACACCTACAAAGATCTCGACATTGTGGATTATTTTTTCCACCCCTATCAGAGAGGCATCGGGATGCAGATAGTTAGCGATGCCAACCAAGACAGCCGCTGCCCCCACAAAGCTATGGAGAATAGCTACCAGCTCAGGCATTGAGGTCATGGCAACCTTAGAGGCAACGATTGCCCCAATCACCACTCCTGGCAATACTGACAAACCTAAGGTGAGATAGCTCTGGGTGCTAATGCTTGCTGTGGTGGCCACGACGGCAATCACCATCCCTAGGATGCCGTAGAGGTTTCCCCGGCGGGCAGTTTCTTGGTTAGACAAGCCACCCAAACTCAAGATAAATAGAGCACTGGCTGCAATATAAGCAATTGTGATTAAGCTGTTCATAGATCTTTGAGGGTGAATATAGTTACTTTTGGAACATCTTTAACATGCGCTGGGTAACCAAGAAGCCACCGGAGATGTTGATGGTGCCAATTAGGATAGCGATCGCACCCAGAATGGTTGTAGGCGAGCCGAAGGAGCCAGAAATCTGGAGAATGCCACCAATGATGATGATGCCACTGATGGCATTGGTTACACTCATAAGGGGAGTATGTAGTGCTGGCTTCACGTTCCAAATCACTTGCCAGCCCACAAAACATGCCAATACAAACACTGTAAAGTGAGACAGAAACGACGAAGGAGCCACTAGTCCGATAGCTGTGAGAGCAATTCCAGCCAACACTAGCCATATTAGGTCTCCATTGGCCTGAGGTTCAGTGGCTGTCGTAGAACCAGCAGTGGCTGTCGTGGAACCAGCAGTCGCTGATTGAGCCTGGGTAGGCTTAGCTTCAACCTTCACGGCTATAGGGGTTGTAACCGTCTTACCGGCACCGTTGCTGCTTGCAGAAGTG from Cyanobacteriota bacterium encodes:
- the pntB gene encoding Re/Si-specific NAD(P)(+) transhydrogenase subunit beta; the protein is MNSLITIAYIAASALFILSLGGLSNQETARRGNLYGILGMVIAVVATTASISTQSYLTLGLSVLPGVVIGAIVASKVAMTSMPELVAILHSFVGAAAVLVGIANYLHPDASLIGVEKIIHNVEIFVGVFIGAVTFTGSVVAFGKLRALITSKPLLLPARHVLNLAMLGASIYLGWLFMNTPNGLLPLLVMTAIAGVLGLHLVLAIGGADMPVVISMLNSYSGWAAAAAGFMLSNDLLIITGALVGSSGAILSYIMCKAMNRHFLSVILGGFGAESGATPAGSAAQTGGEATPTTVDETAQLLQQAKSVIIVPGYGMAVAQAQYAVSDMVKLLRKQGTLVRFGIHPVAGRLPGHMNVLLAEAKVPYDIVLEMEEINHDFPETDVALVIGANDTVNPSAIEDPSSPIAGMPVLEVWKAKTTIVLKRSLASGYAGVENPLFYKANTRMLFGDAKKNLDTLLSYLRSDHATPAETSKQPTVALT
- a CDS encoding proton-translocating transhydrogenase family protein, with amino-acid sequence MALFAEQAKDVDIIITTALIPGVKAPVLITREMVESMKDGSVIVDMAAEQGGNCELTKPGEAYRYQGVTIIGYTDLPSRMAQQASQLYGTNLYHFLDDLGGAANYHINRDDEIVAGALLTYQGEVTWSPNKPKPAPSPQPVTNTQQPVAVTASTSASSNGAGKTVTTPIAVKVEAKPTQAQSATAGSTTATAGSTTATEPQANGDLIWLVLAGIALTAIGLVAPSSFLSHFTVFVLACFVGWQVIWNVKPALHTPLMSVTNAISGIIIIGGILQISGSFGSPTTILGAIAILIGTINISGGFLVTQRMLKMFQK